CCGACTCGGACTTCCCCTTCGGCCCGTTCCGGATGTATGCCTCGCGCAACGCCCCTGACGGCACCGTGAACTCGCTGCGTCTCGAGGCGGTCACCACGCAGGGCGAGCTGATCGGGGTGAGCGCGGGCGCGGTCGGCCTCCGCCGCGCCGAGCTGGAGGGATCCCTGCCGCACATGAAGGACGAGCCGGCGCTGATGGCCGAGATCGTCGAGCGGTACGACGCCAACAACCCCGGCAAGCCACCGCTCGTCGAGCTGCGCGTGGTGGTCCGCGTCTACGAGCTGGCCGGCGGCAAGGAGACCGGCCACTGGCGCGACCGCATCGAGGCGGTGTGGACGAAGCCATGACGCAGATCGTCACCACGCCGCCCCGCCGCGGCGTCGCCCGCTGGCTGCTCGAGCCGCTGCCGGTGCACCGCATCGCCGTCATGCGGGTCATCGCGTACCTGTTCGTGCTCGTGGACGTGTTCCTGACCACCTCGTGGGTGGCGCAGAAGGCGTACGCGCCCGAGAGCCTCTACCGGCCGTTGCACATCGCCGAGCTGCTGCACCTCCCGCACCCCACCTTCGGCTACGTCACCACGGTGAAGTGGCTGCTCGTCGCGCTCGCGGTCGTCGCCGCCACCGGATGGCGGCCACGGCTCACCGGCAGCGCGGTGGCGGTGCTCTACCTGCTCTGGATGGTCGTCGGGATGTCGTACGGGAAGGTCGACCACGACCGGTTCGCGTACCTGGTGCTGCTGTTCCTGCTGCCGACGGCGGGCGCGGCGCGCTGGGGAGAGCGCCGGTGGAGCGAGGCGGCCGGCTTCGCGCTGCAGATGACCTTCGTCGCGGTGATGCTGACGTACTTCCTGGCAGCCGTCGCCAAGGTGCGCTACGGCGGCTGGGACTGGCCCACCGGAGCGACCTTGACGCGTGCCTTCATCCGGCGCGGGACGCCGCTGGTCGAGTGGGTGCTGGGCTATCCGTGGATGCTGGTCGGCGCACAGTTCGCGATGATCGTCCTGGAGGCGCTCTCACCGCTGATCCTGCTCTGCCGCTCGCCGCGGGCGCGCATCCTCCTGGTCTGCGGCCTGCTGCTGTTCCACGTGATGGTGTTCGCCTCCGTCACGATCATCTTCCTGCCGCACTGCATCGCGATCCTGTCGATCCTGCCGTGGGAGCGCTTCTCGCGGCGCGCCCGCGACGAGCAGCCGCGGGAGGCGGTGGCGCAGCCGGCCTAGGGCCGCTCCCCGGCGCGAGGCGCCGTGCTGCTGGCGGCGCCCGGACGCAGGTGGGCCGGCATGGAGCAGGCCGGCGTGCCGCCCGGCAGCCGGTGCCGGTTGCGGGCGATCCAGCGGTAGGCGAGGCCGGCCACCCACGAGAACGGCGGCGTCCTCGCCAGGAAGGCCAGCGGACGCCAGCGCAGCCCGCTGGCCGCGAGCAGGTCGCCGACCGCGAGGTGCGCGGCGGACACCCGCCCGTCGGGCTGCACCCACTGCACGGCCGCCTCGCACTCCTCCGCGGTGAGGCGCAGGGCGGCGAGGTCGGCGTGCTGGAAGGCGATGATGTCGACGTCCTTCGTCAGGTGCGCCTCCACGAAGGCGACGCACCTGGTGCAGATGCCGCAGTCGCCGTCGTACACCAGGACCGGCCGGCTGCGCGGTCCGTCATTCATGCTCGCTCCCCACCCAGTGCGCGTTCTGGCCCGACGGGTCGGCGGTGGCCAGCAGCGCGGACCGGCGCGCGGGCCAGCTGTTGACCCGCAGCTCGAAGCGGTGCGGGTCGAGGTGCGTCTCGCCGCGCCGCAGCGACCCGCCGACCGGGTCGCTGTAGAGCAGGTACTCGGCGCCGGCCGGCTCGAAGCTCACCACGTGCAGCGGCGCCTGCGGGTTGGCCCGGCCCGCCGTGGCGAGGATCTCGGTCGCCAGCTCGGTGCGCTCGGGCACCGACATCTCCAGGACGACGTCGCTGTGCCAGATCACCGTGGCGGCGTCGGTGCGGGTCCAGGACACGCCGCGCGGCAGCCACACCGAGGAGGCCATGTTCTCGACCCGGATGCCCATCCGGTCGACCGTCTGCGCCGCAGCCGTGATGCGCTCCTGCTCGGCCGGGACGTCCGGAGCGGTCCAGGCCAGCAGCTCGGCCAGATCGATGCGGCTGCGCGGGTCGAACGACGACAGGTCGCAGCCGGTGGCGGCGGCGATCGGCGGGATGTCGGCGAGCTCGACCTGCGGCGCGACCGCCCAGGGGTGCCCCAGGTGGACGGCGCTGTCGGCCGGGCCGAGGGTCTCGCCGAAGAAGTCCTGCTTGAACCACGGTGCGGCGAGCGCGAACCCGGGACCGGCGCCGACGTCGAACACCCGCACGGGCTGGTCGCTGTGCCGGCCGAGGTACGCGAGGGCGGCGAGCAGCATCGCGCCGCGGGCCGGGTCGCTGCGCCGCGACGGGCGGATCATCCGGGTCACGACCTCGCCGGGGTTGCGGCTGACGACCTCGCGGGCCACCGGCCAGATCTCGTGCAGGTTCCCGTGGCCCCCGGTGCTCGGGTAGAGCGCGGCCAGCTCGGCGGCGCCGGTGAGGGCGAGCGCGTGGACGGCGGCCGCGAACCGGGCCGGCAGCTCCTCGGGCAGCAGCACCCTGCCGTTGCGGGCGCCGCGGTCGAGGACGCCGTGCAGCAGCCGGACCATCGGGCCGTCGGCCTCGATGTCGCCCGCGGCACCGCGCAGCAGGGAGGCGTTGATGCGCGAGTCGCGCAGCGCCCGCGCCGCGAGCTTGAAGGCACCGGCCAGATCGACACCGGACATGGTGGTGGGCTACTCCTCTGCGCTGGACGTGCTGACGCTCCAGCCTGTCACGTCACGGCGCCGAAATGCGGTAGGCGCTAGTGCGGGTAGGCCTCGATCAGGTTGTCCAGCTCGGCCGGGTCGTGCCACAGCAGCAGCCGCTCCTCGACCTTCTCGTACTGGTCGTCGCTGGGCTGCCGGCCCTGGCGCACGAGGGTGAGCAGCGTGTTGACGTCCTTCGAGGCCTCGAGCTCGTCGACGTAGATCGCGCTGATCGCGGGGCGCGGCAGCCGCTCGATCACGTAGTCGCCGTCCTCGCTCATCTGCGGCAGCTCGGAGGACACCACCGCGGCGATCACCACCCGCAGCGGCATCGCCTGCGAGTCGACGAGCTGCTGGACGCTGAGGGCGGCCGCGTCGCTCAGCGCGTCGAACTCGGCCTGCTCGATGTCGTCGGCCGAGAACTCCGAGCGCGGCAGGTCGCTGAAGCACACGACGACGTCGTGCAGCGAGTCGTTCTTGATCGACTCCAGGTCGGCGAGCGTCGCGGGGGCGAACACGGTGATGCGGTGCGGCACGATCAGTTACCTTTCGTCACGGCGACGAGGAGCTCGGTGAGCGCGTCGTCGATCATCGAGGCTAATACCTCGAGGTCGACCATGCTGTCGCGATCGGCGTTGAGGCCGAAGTAGACCCGCCCGTCGTACGACGTGACACCGATCGCCAGCGCCTGCTTGTGCGACAGCGGCAGCACCGGATACACCTCGACCAGCCGCGCGCCCGCGGCGTACACCGGCTGCTGCGGTCCGGGCGCGTTGGTCACCACGAGGTTCGTCGCCCGGTCGGTCAGGTCGCGGCTGACCCGGGCCCCGAGCGAGTGCAGCGTGGACGGCGCGAACCAGCCGAGCGAGGCCAGCGCCTCGGCCGGCACCCCGCGGCGACCGGCGCCCTCGGCGGACATCGCGTACGAGATCTGCCGCAGCCGCAGGGCGACGGCGTCCTCGCCGATCGGCAGGTCGACGGTGAGCGAGGTGACGCGGTCGCCGGAGCCGAAGTCGGAGTCGCCGTCGAAGGCGTGCACCGACATCGGGACCAGCACCCGCAGCGTCGAGTCGCGGCGGACCGCCGCGCCCCGCGCGGCCAGCCACGCGCGCAGCGCACCGGCGACGACCGCCAGGACGACG
The sequence above is drawn from the Cumulibacter manganitolerans genome and encodes:
- a CDS encoding MFS transporter permease → MTQIVTTPPRRGVARWLLEPLPVHRIAVMRVIAYLFVLVDVFLTTSWVAQKAYAPESLYRPLHIAELLHLPHPTFGYVTTVKWLLVALAVVAATGWRPRLTGSAVAVLYLLWMVVGMSYGKVDHDRFAYLVLLFLLPTAGAARWGERRWSEAAGFALQMTFVAVMLTYFLAAVAKVRYGGWDWPTGATLTRAFIRRGTPLVEWVLGYPWMLVGAQFAMIVLEALSPLILLCRSPRARILLVCGLLLFHVMVFASVTIIFLPHCIAILSILPWERFSRRARDEQPREAVAQPA
- a CDS encoding DUF6912 family protein — translated: MPHRITVFAPATLADLESIKNDSLHDVVVCFSDLPRSEFSADDIEQAEFDALSDAAALSVQQLVDSQAMPLRVVIAAVVSSELPQMSEDGDYVIERLPRPAISAIYVDELEASKDVNTLLTLVRQGRQPSDDQYEKVEERLLLWHDPAELDNLIEAYPH
- a CDS encoding DUF2332 family protein; amino-acid sequence: MSGVDLAGAFKLAARALRDSRINASLLRGAAGDIEADGPMVRLLHGVLDRGARNGRVLLPEELPARFAAAVHALALTGAAELAALYPSTGGHGNLHEIWPVAREVVSRNPGEVVTRMIRPSRRSDPARGAMLLAALAYLGRHSDQPVRVFDVGAGPGFALAAPWFKQDFFGETLGPADSAVHLGHPWAVAPQVELADIPPIAAATGCDLSSFDPRSRIDLAELLAWTAPDVPAEQERITAAAQTVDRMGIRVENMASSVWLPRGVSWTRTDAATVIWHSDVVLEMSVPERTELATEILATAGRANPQAPLHVVSFEPAGAEYLLYSDPVGGSLRRGETHLDPHRFELRVNSWPARRSALLATADPSGQNAHWVGSEHE
- a CDS encoding thiol-disulfide oxidoreductase DCC family protein, which translates into the protein MNDGPRSRPVLVYDGDCGICTRCVAFVEAHLTKDVDIIAFQHADLAALRLTAEECEAAVQWVQPDGRVSAAHLAVGDLLAASGLRWRPLAFLARTPPFSWVAGLAYRWIARNRHRLPGGTPACSMPAHLRPGAASSTAPRAGERP